GTGCTCTTTTTCACACTTCcgagtcaaagatttcagtttcatttgggtattttaaaatttggttcGGGTTTTGTTTGGATCTTTGCGAGTTTGGTTCGGGTTTAGATAAcccattttattatttttaaattttaaaattcattatatacttaaaaattttcaaaatatataaacaaaataatatattaagtataaattcaaataatatatgtcaaaatacttaaacttaacatataaattggcttaatttgaatatttgagtagaaaattaataaatattttaaatacttttggTCTTTTGAGTATAATTTaactgttttataaatttaattttgactatttgtatatatttttaaatattttagacaaattaaaagtatcatataNNNNNNNNNNNNNNNNNNNNNNNNNNNNNNNNNNNNNNNNNNNNNNNNNNNNNNNNNNNNNNNNNNNNNNNNNNNNNNNNNNNNNNNNNNNNNNNNNNNNtaattaaatcaaatttatactaaaatattgataaaaaataaaatttacaatattaataaaaatttaaatataatttatatttatctgttaaaacatattttaaaaattttttacTGTACATAGTGCATGAAGACACCTAGTTTTATAGAAAACAATTGGAACAcagaaaatgatttttcttttctcttgtaATTTCTAGACGTCATAATGTGCGTATGAATTAGAAGAGAAGAGACCCATCCATCCATTAATTGGTCAGACCATTCTACAGTAAAATGtaacaagtcaacaaccaacTCGTAAAGTTAATAACAACAAGAGAGACCACCCAAACGGACAAAAGTCTTACAAAAACACATCCTCTTTTAATCTCAAACATCATCCTCCTAGGGACCAACAAAGGATCACTATTTCACGTACATATTATCCCAACGTTTCGTAATACCGTCACCAAACGCGCATTGCAAAACGCTAATCCTCTCTTGGAGAATTGTTTCCTTTACACCCTCCATCACTTGTTCTTCCGCGTCCATTATCAATTCCAAGTGGTCCAGAAACTTCAACTtgctcttcatcttcttcagctggGAATTAAATGAAGACAACGATGGATCAAGACTTAAAACAACAAACAGAGAGTGTGGAAAGGAGACGACCCCAAACGTTCTcatctttattaattttagaaCCAACCAACAAACCAACCTGTTGATCTATTATACTCGCAGCTAACTGTtccatctctctttcttcttgatCAGCCAGTATTTTTGCGTGAGCCGCCGCAGCTCCAAGAGCTGTTGCCACTGACGCTCTCATCCTTAAACCTACGGGTAGATCCTCCTGAGTCCCTTCTGAGAAGAAACAACGGATTATAAACCTATAAATTTTCGAGCTTTCCATTCTAAATTAGGGACTACTGATTGGATCATTATGCAATAGTTACCTTTGTCTTCTTGCTGTTCCTCCATATCTGATGTATCTTTGTCTCCATCAGCTCTGAGAATTGTTATTAGATTAGACTTGGAAACGACAAGAGACGCCAATGTTAAAGGGGTTGGGGAATCGAACCTGTAAACTGCAGAATCACCAGTTGTTTCGAAAATATCTTTTGGACAAGAGGCTTCATCACAAAGAGCAGCAATTGCAGCTTTTGCAGCAGCGGCCGTGACAGATGGACCAACTTTGCATGCCATTGCTGCGACCTATTGCACAATTATGTTATAGATTCCCACCAAAGTTTGACagcactcttttttttttgaattatacagaggtatcctggccccatagaagtggtccagactagtttGACAGCACTCTTTGCTACAGTTACAATCATATACGGAAAGATTTTGTTTATTAACCTGTTTCAAAAGTGAACAATCACCATCCGATAGCATTGCAACATGTTTCCTTTTTGCTGGAGGCTCATCTTCATCGACGACAcgatcttcttccttttcttcccTTGTCTCTGTCTCCTTCTGTTCTTGACCGTCAGCCTTCATACGTTCAACAACATTGGAAGGAGACGAAAGGTTCCCATCCTCGGAGGTTGGGATAGAGGATCTGAGTCTTCCAGAGGCAGATCCCATCAGAAACTCTCCAAAAGGGAGCTCAATGAGCTTGGAAATACAATCAAGCCTAGTCTTCGTAGAAACACTCTGTGCAATGAGCTCCCAATCATCTCCATGTTTGAGAACAGACTCTAGCAAGAGAAGGGTCTCCTCCTCGGTCCAGTCAGCTGTACCAGAGCTCCCAATCAGCTTGAAATCATCTGCTGAGTTGTTCTCCCCATAGTCTCCGTTCTTGAAACACTTGTCGCATAAAGTGACAACACTCTGCCACCAAACATAgtatgttaataaataaaacagacaagaaacaaacaaacaaaacaaaaaaagggtATACCTTGGTATGTTGATAGAAAGGACGTTCTCCACAACGCCCACAGACCAACAACGGCTTCTTGAAGTCAGCGAACACATCTGAATAAGAAGTTAGCGGTGAGAACTTAAACGCAGGCTCAGCTCTTTCCTCAACGTGGGGAGGTAAGGTGACAGGTCTCATGGAAACAGGAGTGGCGGTTACACGGATCCCGGAAGGAGTCCCATGCTCGATCTTAACTTCACTCTCCTCCTCATAATCATCACTTTCCTTGAGGAGGAAGTTGATCAGACCCCAGTTCTCGA
This genomic stretch from Raphanus sativus cultivar WK10039 chromosome 3, ASM80110v3, whole genome shotgun sequence harbors:
- the LOC108837083 gene encoding SWI/SNF complex subunit SWI3A isoform X2, encoding MQRNLSHEVTSSSSVTSPSSVLSSLVSAHEEGEETDDSSKIRNRLLDVAIDRKRSEIQREEMEVSSNDGSSFKEADLDLYTIPSQSSWFVWEDIHEIERREFVEFFSETSITRTPKVYKEYRDFIINKYREDTSRRLTFTSIRKHLVGDVNLLRKVFLFLENWGLINFLLKESDDYEEESEVKIEHGTPSGIRVTATPVSMRPVTLPPHVEERAEPAFKFSPLTSYSDVFADFKKPLLVCGRCGERPFYQHTKSVVTLCDKCFKNGDYGENNSADDFKLIGSSGTADWTEEETLLLLESVLKHGDDWELIAQSVSTKTRLDCISKLIELPFGEFLMGSASGRLRSSIPTSEDGNLSSPSNVVERMKADGQEQKETETREEKEEDRVVDEDEPPAKRKHVAMLSDGDCSLLKQVAAMACKVGPSVTAAAAKAAIAALCDEASCPKDIFETTGDSAVYRADGDKDTSDMEEQQEDKGTQEDLPVGLRMRASVATALGAAAAHAKILADQEEREMEQLAASIIDQQLKKMKSKLKFLDHLELIMDAEEQVMEGVKETILQERISVLQCAFGDGITKRWDNMYVK
- the LOC108837083 gene encoding SWI/SNF complex subunit SWI3A isoform X1, whose protein sequence is MQRNLSHEVTSSSSVTSPSSVLSSLVSAHEEGEETDDSSKIRNRLLDVAIDRKRSEIQREEMEVSSNDGSSFKEADLDLYTIPSQSSWFVWEDIHEIERREFVEFFSETSITRTPKVYKEYRDFIINKYREDTSRRLTFTSIRKHLVGDVNLLRKVFLFLENWGLINFLLKESDDYEEESEVKIEHGTPSGIRVTATPVSMRPVTLPPHVEERAEPAFKFSPLTSYSDVFADFKKPLLVCGRCGERPFYQHTKSVVTLCDKCFKNGDYGENNSADDFKLIGSSGTADWTEEETLLLLESVLKHGDDWELIAQSVSTKTRLDCISKLIELPFGEFLMGSASGRLRSSIPTSEDGNLSSPSNVVERMKADGQEQKETETREEKEEDRVVDEDEPPAKRKHVAMLSDGDCSLLKQVAAMACKVGPSVTAAAAKAAIAALCDEASCPKDIFETTGDSAVYRADGDKDTSDMEEQQEDKEGTQEDLPVGLRMRASVATALGAAAAHAKILADQEEREMEQLAASIIDQQLKKMKSKLKFLDHLELIMDAEEQVMEGVKETILQERISVLQCAFGDGITKRWDNMYVK